A DNA window from Malus domestica chromosome 12, GDT2T_hap1 contains the following coding sequences:
- the LOC139189838 gene encoding uncharacterized protein, with protein sequence MSSSRRVYKQFEEQQKRLLAQHEELVNLEEGGGGDEAFTMEEDEDDDHRRQRASHSRHVMEAVGQIGKPRRAANFDRKREKQGKDLLEDYFIPNNVFPDHVFRRHFRMQRRLFDKIMSAICNHDPYFVQKEDAFQVLGLLPEQKITAALRMLAYGASTHQVGEIVRMGKTTFLESLI encoded by the coding sequence gagTGTATAAACAGTTTGAGGAGCAGCAGAAAAGATTGTTGGCACAACATGAAGAATTGGtcaatctcgaggaaggtggaggtggagatgaggctttcacaatggaagaggatgaggatgatgacCATAGAAGGCAGAGGGCCTCACATTCTCGTCATGTCATGGAAGCTGTGGGTCAAATAGGCAAACCCAGACGTGCCGCAAACTtcgatagaaaaagggaaaaacaagGTAAAGATCttttggaagattattttattcccaacaacgtattccctgatcatgtttttagacgtcattttagaatgcaacgaagaTTGTTCGACAAAATTATGAgtgctatttgcaaccatgatccatactttgtgcaaaaagaggATGCTTTTCAAGTTCTAGGTCTTCTtcccgagcaaaaaattacggctgccttgcgaatgcttgcatatggagcatctacACATCAAGTGGGTGAGATCGTGAGGATGGGAAAAACAACTTTTCTGGAGTCCCTGATATGA